A window of the Dictyostelium discoideum AX4 chromosome 4 chromosome, whole genome shotgun sequence genome harbors these coding sequences:
- the pigX gene encoding phosphatidylinositol glycan, class X, with amino-acid sequence MNKLISLLFLIIINLIIISAIVDINYQSYQSNDIIIIQDLKENEKLNLKNHVNSDKIDITTTNSADNSINNFLISHQHTSNFKNNLFNDDNYNNNIESIIVYFNNNHLKGKFSKTSSKYPTLIEPIIRIVVNFKDGSKEIQMDEFSTIKTMTFNQTLNICKILESVLDTSIQPCSSNESPIFDNLLHMGLIPNTMNPPYLTNNNNNNNNNNKDSNILKPINDISIKRQRIIQSSKFNKQENEKSYLELFNSNSYLNCLSIFNHHKLCNSHKVSYSIENSYDQLLGFTLTINKNSIEFNEQTLINTNKLTIKYNPISTTSTTTTTTSTTLALLNADKSKEIYKLENSKASKLDEMIDNIETTTLVKDGDDSEWVILKLDHLVKKSGFHRELVINVTLKSPLRDTVPGVCKIMVLENLDQGIFVDRYEVDEIERFGGPKVVIYQLIDLEKPSTSSTQNFVSIIKQFNTTGSATQDIQLTLPIHLRYQNPLFSDNGDSNTFRQSIISSPQIYLSCEPTNSVLNNNDNSNNDNWNLITNYNLLLDDISKSISINVPVGQLNDNDSVKFYTLLVTVIGSILVIITIFITHKKNLLQKKK; translated from the coding sequence AATTGTAgatataaattatcaatcatatcaatcaaatgatattataattatacaagatttaaaagagaatgaaaaattaaatttaaaaaatcatgtTAACAGTGATAAAATCgatattacaacaacaaatagtgctgataattcaattaataattttttaatatcacatCAACAtacttcaaattttaaaaataatttatttaatgatgataattataataataatattgaatcaattatagtttattttaataataatcatttaaaaggTAAATTTAGTAAAACATCATCAAAATATCCAACTTTAATTGAACCAATAATTAGAATAGTagtaaattttaaagatggtTCAAAAGAGATTCAAATGGATGAATTTTcaacaataaaaacaatGACATTCAATCaaactttaaatatttgtaaaattttagaaTCAGTATTGGATACTTCAATTCAACCATGTTCTTCAAATGAATCAccaatatttgataatttattacatATGGGTTTAATTCCAAATACAATGAATCCACCTTAccttacaaataataataataataataataataataataaagatagtAATATTCTTAAGCCAATAAAtgatatttcaattaaacGTCAACGTATTATTCAATCAAGTAAATTCAATAAACAAGAAAATGAGAAATCATATCTTGAATTATTCAATAGTAATAGTTATCTAAAttgtttatcaatttttaatcatCATAAACTTTGTAATAGTCATAAAGTTTcatattcaattgaaaattcataTGATCAATTATTAGGTTTCACTTtaactattaataaaaattcaattgaatttaatgaacAAACTTTAATCAATActaataaattaacaattaaatataatccAATTTCAACTACctccactaccactaccactacctcCACTACTTTAGCTTTATTAAATGCTGATAAAAGtaaagaaatttataaattagaGAATTCAAAAGCAAGTAAATTGGATGAAatgattgataatattgaaacaACAACTCTTGTtaaagatggtgatgatagTGAATGGGTTATACTGAAATTAGATCATTTGGTGAAGAAATCTGGATTTCATCGTGAACTTGTTATTAATGTTACTTTGAAATCACCATTGAGAGATACTGTACCAGGAGTGTGTAAAATTATGGTTTTGGAGAATTTGGATCAAGGTATTTTCGTTGATAGATATGAAGTGGATGAAATTGAGAGATTTGGAGGTCCAAAAGttgtaatttatcaattgatcgATTTGGAGAAACCTTCTACCTCAAGTACTCAAAATTTCGTTTCAATCATTAAACAATTCAATACAACCGGTTCTGCTACTCAAGATATTCAATTAACTTTACCAATTCATTTACGTTATCAAAATCCTTTATTCagtgataatggtgatagTAATACTTTTCGTCAATCTATAATTTCATCTCCTCAAATTTATCTATCATGTGAACCAACAAATAGTGTATTAAATAACAATGACAactcaaataatgataattggaatttaattacaaattataatttattattagatgatatttcaaaatcaatttctaTAAATGTCCCAGTTGgtcaattaaatgataatgattctGTTAAATTCTATACATTATTGGTAACTGTTATTGGCTCAATATTAGTAATTATAACTATTTTTATAactcataaaaaaaatttattacaaaaaaaaaaataa